The DNA segment TCAAACTGCCTACAGTGAATGCTGTGGCTACCGGAAACATCCCGCTTACACCCGGAACCTATAAACAAGGAAATTATTACATCAGGGCCTATACAGTATGGATGCTCAACTCTAGCGACAAATTCTTTTTCAGCAAGACGATTCCTATTGGAGAAGCAATTGACAAACAACTCATCACTCATTTCAGCTATAAGAATACACAGAGCGATAAAAGTCAGAGCATTGAGGCCATGGTCCAGTTTAAAAACCCGGATAAGGTAGCACAGGCAAATAAAACGGTCAATTGGAAAGTAATCTCTAATTATGATGTCGTTAGTAAAGGAAAGGGAACAACGGATCAGAACGGGATTCTAAAAATAAAGATTGAACCCAGAAAAAACGAGCTCATCACCAATGGTGAACTAATTACGGAACTCAATCTGACAGATAAAGATATCGTCACCAACAGCTTTAATTTAAGACCGGTAGCGACTACACATGACATTCAGTTTTTCCCCGAAGGCGGAGAGATGATCAGCGGGTTGGCCATTCGGGTAAGCTTCAAAGCGGTTACCGCTAAAGGCTTAGGTATAGACCTTAAAGGAACAATTACTGATAATCAAGGAAATACGCTTAGCAATTTTACCTCCAGTCACCTGGGAATGGGCTCTTTTTACCTGAATGTAGAAAGTGACAAAAGCTATAAAGCAAACATTACCTTTAAAGATGGCACAAGCAAAAGCTTTGATTTACCTAAAGCTGTTCCCTCAGGCATCATCAATCAGATCACCAACACAGACCCAGCGGCCTTTAACCTTAAGATCCTGGCCAACGACAGCTATTTTCAGCAAAACAAAGGAAAGACCTTCTTTATTGTAGCAACACAGGGCGGTATCATTTATTATGCTGCAAAAACACGTCTGGCCACACAAGTCAATTCAGCAAAGATCCCTAAAGATAAATTCCCTGCCGGAATAGTTCAGATTACATTATTCTCTGAATCCGGAGAGCCAATTAATGAAAGACTGGCCTTCAACTACCCGATAAATGAAAGTCTGACCTTTAAATCAGACCTTCCATCTTATAAACCAAGACAAAAAGTAAAGCTGACTGTCAGTCCTAAGAATGCCACTCAGCCACTGGAGGGAAATTATTCCATCTCTGTTACTGACGAAACTAAAGTTCCTGTTGACGAAGACACGGAGACAACCATATTGAGTTCCCTTCTGCTGACTTCAGATTTACAGGGATACATTGAAAAACCAAATTACTATTTCACTAAGCCGGATGAGAAAAAACTGGCAGACCTTGATCTCCTGATGTTGACGCAAGGGTACCGCCGTTTTGCGTATAAAGATATCCTGGCCAATAAATTCCCTCCTGTAACCTATTTACCGGAGCAAGACATGCGCATCACCGGAACATTAAGGGACCGGACCGGAATGCCGGTAAGAAAAGGTGCTTTACGTTTAACCGTTCCGGGAACGAACATTTCTTCGGAAGCAGTGACCAGTCCATCTGGTCTTTTCGCTTTTCCTAACTTATCCATTCCGGATTCCTCAGAAGTATTGATCAATGCTAAATATAGCACGAATGGTTCCAACCTGATGATCATGCTGGACGGATCACCTTTGCCTGAGGTTGGTAAAAACCCTTACCCGGCAGAAGAAGTAAGCAATATTGACAGTACCCTATCTGCCTACCTCAGCAACAGCAAACGCCAGTACAACTACCTGCGCACCTTAAAAGAAGTAAAAATCGAAGGGGCGAAAGTTAAAAAACCTAGTCATGCGGACCACTCTGCATTGGCGGGCTTAAGTTCTATTACGGGAACAGTGATCGATGGGGAACGCCTGAAAGATTGTAATTCTATTGCGCTCTGCCTTCAAACCATGGCTATGGGGCTTACCTTTTTTGAAAACAATTTCTATGTAACCCGGGACTATCAGGCCGGAAGCAGGGTTCCTGTACAGATTTTCATCAATGGAATGGCAGTAGATTATCTGGCTTTATTGAGTGTAGTCCCTACGGAAGTAGAATCCGTAGAGGTCTTTACGAAAGATGAACTTGGAACGGTAAACAGAATGTACAATACCAATGGTGTATTGGTAGTAAATACAAAGAAGATCAAGAAAAGCACGATGAGTATTGCCGATCTGAAGAAAATGCTGCCTCAGCAGAACATGTTAAAATTCAATCCAAAAGGCTTCAGCAAACAGAGAGAGTTTTATATGCCAAAATATATCAACCCGGCAAACACTTATAATTTTAATGATTTAAGAACAACCATTTACTGGAACCCAAAAGTAATTACCACCGGAACAACGCCACTAAGCTTAGAGTATTTTAATGCAGATGGCAAAGGAACTTACAGAGCAGTAATTGAAGGGGTAGACAAATTCGGAAATGTTACCCGATCTGTCTACCGCTACACCGTAAAATAGTTATTCGTTGTCTGAATCTTTACGTTCATTCAGACATTTTAAGCCTGTATCTGTCATGATCCACTCTGTGAATTCGGCAGTTCCATCCTCATTACAGTTCCAGTAATTGTACCCATTTAAAAACCATTCCAGATCACGACTGATTTTTAAATGGGTACCTACAGGCACCCTCAGCATCAAATCTACTTCCTGATTTCTCCAACTGGCTTTTTTAGTCAGCTGTAAACGGGAGCTGAAATTCAACAGAGAGTCCTTTTGTACAAATTCATAACGGATGTTCTGTGCTTGTTTTAAAGCAGCTTCAAAAGTTTTCCCCTGTGCACTATAATTTCTAACCAGTTCACTTTTTCCATTCTCACTTTTTTCAATTCTAAGGTTTACATTTCTTGGCTCATCAAAAGGCCCATGGTGATCATTTAAGATTCTGCGTCCATTTTGATGGTAAGACTCAATGTGATAGTTAACACTATCCTCCTTGCTAAAGAAACGCGTTTTATCTACCGTCAGGAAAATGGTTTTATGCGCAACCAATGGCGTAACCTGTGCCAGTTCTGCACGTTCTTTAAACTCAGTCGTGATTTTAGCAATGTAAAATATACTCACGACTACGCCTCCAAGCCAGATGATCAACAGACCAAAGGAAAGGGTTTTATTAATCGCTCTGCCATTGAAAGCAACGCGAACAGAGAACAATACCAAGGCCAGCAATGGAACTGCAAAGACAATAAATACAGCGATCACCAAAGAACTGAGGTAATCCTCATTGACCATGCTCACCGGAAAGTAACTGTACACATCGGAATCCCAGATTCCAAATAAACCGGCAACTGCAACAATCAGAAACAAGAGAAATAAAGAACCGAAAATGATAATTCCTACCGCAATGATTTTAAATAATGTTTTTCCTGCACCCTGAATAAAGCTGCCCAGAAATTCAAAAAATTCAGCAATAAAACCACGTGATTGTTTCATCAAGGGATTCAGGTGGCTATTGGCAAAGCCCCTCAGGTTAGGCGCTTCCCCCCTCATTGTCATCTTTTCCGACTTACTTTCTGCCCTTGGAATAACGATCCACATGATAAGATAAGCGAGTACTCCGGATCCTCCGATAAGCATAGAGATCAAAGCTGCCAAACGGATCCAGCGGGCTTCAATATTCAGATAATGACCGAGACCAACACATACTCCCGCAACCATCGCCTGATCGGTATCCCGGTATAATTTCTTTACGCCATCATACGGTGGGATATGGGCAAGCGGATCTTCAGCTCCTTCGGATTCCTCAGAAGTTTCGAAATCTTTTACAGAACCCATCTGTGCGGTTACTGATTTGACATCTTCTATATTGATGGCCTGTTTTTGCTGGATGGACAAGATCTCGCCAAACATTTCGGCAATCCTGTTTTCAATATCTGTAACGATTTCAAAATCATCTGCATTTTTTGAAAAATGGTGTTTTACTTCGTTCAGGTAAATGGTCAGCATTTCGTAAGCATCCTCTTCGATGTGAACGATGGAGTTACCGATATTTATGTTAAGTGTCTTCTTCATGAGTTGGTTAAATTAGTTTTGGAAGTTTCTATTGCATAAGCCAGCTCCTGCCAGGTATGGTCCAGTTGGCTGAGGATGGCTTTACCCTCGGCCGTTAACAGGTAGTATTTCCGGGGAGGCCCTGACGTGGACTCGACCCAGTTATAACTCAGTAAGCCATTATTTTTTAAGCGGGTAAGTAAGGGGTACAAAGTTCCCTCTACCACCAACAATTTGGCTGTCTTTAATTCTGCGATAATATCAGAAGCATAGATCTCACCTCTGGATATGATCAGGAGCACACAGTATTCCAGTATGCCCTTTCGCATTTGTGTTTGCGTATTTTCTGCTATCATAATACAAAGTTATATGTTTTATATAGTAATATGCAATACATAGTACTATAATAAATAACAAATTTGACATAAACAACTTATTATCAGATAGATAATTTTACATTCTGATTTTATACAAATCAACAATCAAGGAAAAATCGGGAATTTAGAGCCAGGTTCCCGGAATAAATGGAGTTAAAAATTCACCTTTCCGAAATGGCTAAAAAAAGGACAATATGGAGAACTAATGGACAACAACTCATTATAAATGAGGGACAAAAGTCACAAACTAGTCTCAAAATCAAGGAAGAAATGAAAATTATTAACTTTTTCACATTCCACTAATTTTTTGGCTCGCAGTTTGCATTAAATGAATTACTAAAAAACAGCCAACTATGTTAAGTAAACCTTACTCTATTCTTCAGGTTTTTGCAAGGCAAAAAGAGGAAAAAAAAGAAAGACCACTCACTAAAAGTGAATGGATCCAGGTAGACCGTATAGTGATCATCCTGCTGTTTGTGGCGGTAATTGTCGGGGCAATCGTCTTTTCCTGATCCCGAAAATTTAGCCTTTAGATTAATTAATTTTTAATTAAGCGTTCTCCAGGGTACGCTTTTTTTATGCGCATTGGTTCCGCTTTAAATGGCTTATAATAAGAGGGTGTCGATGCGGTGGGCCTGTACCCTCCCCTGACTTTCAGACCAGGTATAAATGGTAAAATGTCCATCCTGAGAAGCAACCAGGGCAGTCGCATCCCTTTGGTCATGCACAAACTGAGCGGCAGAAAGGTGCCTTGTTCCACCAACTTTGGTCGGATGAACCACGATTGCATCTCCCCCTTTAATCGGTTCAGAGAAAGAAAGTTCATCAATATTCTCCTTTCCTTTTGCCCTACCGATTTTAGCACCGAAAGACAGCAGCTCATAATCGCTGCTGATGACCGTCGCACCATCTACAGCCGTCAGACCAGCAAGATGCTCTACTTCACGCTTCAATGCCGTTTGCCAGAAAATCTGACTGGCTTCTTTCCGGTCCTGCTGAAGCAGTTTGGACAAGCCGGTAAATGCCGGCTGAATATAATATTGAATGGGTTTAATGATCGACTGCAACCAGTTGTTTGTTTCTGAGGGTACGACCAGCAATGTCCCCCCCCTTCCATGACTCCTCATAGAAACAGCCAGCTGAATCATTACGTTGACCGAATCATTCCAGTAAGAAGGCGCAGTAAGGTCCAGTAATGAAAGTAACATCGGCGGGCAATCCGCCATATTGGTATTGTTTTCATCTACCATTTTCACCTGATCGCCTTTGAGTACTGCAATATTGGTAAACTTACCGAAACCATAAATCCTGCGGTGTTTAATCACCAGTAAAGCGGGCTCTGATACATCCAATACAAAGCAGAAGTTGGGAATACTAACGGTAGTTCCCCAGATAAACAATTCGTCATCTTCCAGCCAGACTCCTAAATGGATACCTGCCCGTTCTACACCTGGAGCAATCTTGGTCAGAATCCCCGGGCTCAGTGGCAGGCGGTGTTTAAAAAGCAAAGGGTTACCCGCTTGCTGAGGAGGTAAATATGCCAGTGATATTTTCGGGGAATGTCCCTCCTCTTTGCGCAGGCTCGCCCAAAATGTTGCATCAATGATGGCTTCAACCACATTGGCTGTTGGCAATGGTGCAAGATCATCTTCTCCGCTTTCTCTTGCTGCAGAAAGATGTGCTGCAAAAATAGCTTCAACTTTTGGGGCAATAACCCGTGCTGCCTGATAGGTGGACTGGTAGATCATGCCATAAAGTTAAGCTATTCATGTTTATTTTATAGTATACCTAATGCCAAAAAATCCCCGGATATTCTGATTTGGTCCAAAGACATAATTAGGGTCAAAAGTTAAGCCATAAGGATTGCTCTCCGTAGGTTTTACCTTCCCATTGTCGTCATATACCACATTTTTATCAAAGGGATCATTCGCCCCAGCGATGATGAATGGATTTCCTTTGTTTGGTGTCCAGTTGAGCAGGTTTTTTACGCCTCCATAAATTTCAAATTTGTTGAAACCACTATAGGTAAACTGGATATTCTGAATGCTCCAGACCGGAGAAAATTCCCTTCTTGGGTCCAAAGGCCCCAGCAATGGCAAACGCATCGGACTGTAAATGTTCCCCGTATAGTCGATGCCAAGGTCCAGCTTTCTTATTTTATAGGATACCGCCCAGTTTCCTGAGAATTTTTCTGTCAGGATTTGCTGCTTTTTAACACCCTTCTCATAAGTCGCCACATCCTGATAGGTTGCGCCCAATACGAATTTCAGTCCATTATTCAAGGCAATATCGACATTGGCCGTCAAACCTTTACTCACCGCATAACCGTCGAGGTTATTATAAATAATTTTATTAGGATCCGTGTCAAAATCTCCGATAATTCTGTTGTTGAAATAAGTGTAAAATGCAGAAGTCTCTATTCCAAAGAAGGTCCCATCAGCAGCATACATTTTTCTCAGGTAATTCAGGTTCACATTATAGGTTTTCTCTGGTTTCAACTGGTTAGCAATAACCACATCCCTGGCACCTGTTAGTGCAGCATGGTCTTCTGTGAAAATATTCACCACCCTGAATCCTGTACCTGCATTTAAACGGAGGATATTGTTATCATTCAGGTTCCATTTATACGCAAATCTTGGGGTAAAGATATTTCCATGTAAAGAGTTGTAATCATAACGGAAACCTGCCAGGAACTTATGCTTTGGGGCAATTGTGATTTCATCCTGTACAAAGACACCAGGCAACCAGATGTTTTTTGCAGGGTTATTCAGTTCTGTAGCCGGAGTATTGTCGTCATAATAGGTATAGCGCAATGCAGCACCCACCAGTAAATCATGGTTCTTTAGCTTTTTGTCCCAGGTCAGTTGTCCGAAACCAACTTTCTGTGTGGCAATATAGGATTTGATCCCATAACGACTATCCTGATCATGGTTATTGTAAGAAAAAGCAAGGAAAATTTTCTCCTTTACAGGAAGCTGATAGTTTCCGATAAACTCCCACCTCTTGGTATAAATACTTTCTCCATAAACCTGGTCCCCACCGCGGTAAGACTTATTCCAATTCGTTTCCCCACCCCATCTGTCTTCATACAAATAACGTCCGGCTATGGTAAACAAGCGGTTATCTTTGCGTTGAAAATTCCATTTCTGAAAAACAGAGATCCTGTCCTGTAAGGTAACATCAGTAAAATTATCATGGTTATGGTCTACCACATTGCCGAATTTAAAATAATTGACTCCGGTTAATGCGGTGGCAGAACCCACTTTAGTTTTTAAGCCAAGGTCTGCATTGAACTCCTGATACGTTGTTCCAAAGACATCTGCAGAGAATAAGGGTGCATTTTGAGGTTTTTTGGTGATGATATTGATCAGCCCCCCAACGGCTTCACTTCCATAAAGAGAAGAGGCAGGTCCTTTTACCACTTCAATTTGCTCTACCAGGGAATTCGGGATTCCTGAAAGGCCATAGACAGTAGATAAACTACTCACAATGGGCATCCCATCAATCAGGATCATGGTATAAGGTCCTTCTAATCCATTGATGTGTATATCTCCGGTGTTGCAAATATTACAATTCAGCTGTGGCCTTACACCGTTTACGTTTTGTAGGGCTTCAAAAATACTGGGGGTAGGATTTTTTCTAAAAAAGGCAGGCGTATATACTTCTACAGGTACCGGGCTTTCCAGCCGGTTTACTTCCTTTAAAGTCCCGGTTACGACCACTTCATTCAGATCATTCTGAAAATTACTCAAGTCGAAGTCCAATTTAAGCTGTTCTCCTTTTTTCAGGATAATGGTCTTGCTCATTTTTCTGAAACCAACTGCGCTGGCCTGTACTTTATAGGTCCCCGCAGCTATTGCAGCCATTTTATATAGGCCCGCACTATCGGTCATGATGATGGAGTTGGTGCCCTGCAGGCTGATGTTGACCTGAGGAAGCGGGCTGCCTTCAGAAATAACCTTTCCTTCAATGATTCCAGTTTGTGCCCAGGCCGACATTGCAAAAAATATAAATAAGATCGTGGTGGCGGCTCGAATAGAGATAGCTTTCATTAGTATGTTTTGTTTTTTAAAATGTGTGTTGTTATCCGAATATCAGAACTGGCCAGTTCATCTAACTTCCATAATTACATCACAAAACTATAAAAGTTAGATTAGTCTAACAAATATAATTTGACATTTATTGTTTTATATTTGCAGCATGCTATCTTACACGGAAGAAAACTATTTAAAGGCTTTATTGAAACTGAGCTTTCAGAATGAAGATAAACCTGAAGCCGGAACCAATGAAATGGCCGCCTATTTGGGTGTTAAGCCTGCTACGGCTACAGACATGCTTAAAAAGCTGAAGGAAAAGGAATTGGTAACCTATAAGAAATACGGGAAGATTCTGCTCACCGAAACCGGGAAGCAGAATGGAATAGCGATTTTAAGAAAACACCGTTTATGGGAAACTTTTTTGTATGAAAAGCTGGATTTCAGCTGGGATGAGGTCCATGAAGTGGCAGAACAACTGGAACATATCCAGTCGGCCAAGCTGGTAGATAAGCTCGAAGAATTTTTAAATTTCCCGGAGTTTGATCCTCATGGCGATCCCATCCCTAAGGCAAACGGAGAAATCCCCAACATAGATAAGGTTTTACTTTCGGAGCTGAACGAAGATGAATTATGTAAAGTTGTTGCAGTGAAAGATACTTCCACTGTATTTCTTCAATACCTGGAAAAGCTTTCCATCACCATCGGTACCGCAATTAAAGTCCTGGAACGCATTGACTTTGACGGTTCTTTAAGCATACAGATTGCAGATGAAGAACCGCGAAACGTATCTATGAAGTTTGCAGAAAGTTTGTTTGTAAAGAGATAGTCGTAAATTTGTATTCATTCAATTCATCCGGTCCCATTACATTCGAGATATGTCAACAGAAATAAAATGCCCTAATTGTGCACACACTTTTCCTATAGAAGAGGTAATGGCAGAGGAATATAAAAAAGACCTCAGAGAAAAGATGGTCTCTTTTACCAAACAAAAGGACGAAGAATATAATAAAAAACTGAATGAGTTAAGCCAGCAGCAGAAACAGCAGGAGCAGGTATTTGAGCAGCAACACAAGCTCCAGGCCCAGGCATTCGAGCAGAAGCTGGCAGAAGAGAAGAAAGTTCTGCAGACCGCCCTGGAAGAGAGTTTAAGAAAAAGCATTGCCAGTGATTTTGAGAACAAACTTCAAATGATGGACACGGCCAACAAAGAGAGTGAAGAGAAACTGAAGCTTGCCCGCGCCAAAGAGCTGGACTTTCTGATGAAGGAAAAAGCAATGAAGGAAAAGGAAGAAGAAATGGAAATCCAGCTTCAACGCAAACTTCAGGAGCAACGTGCAGAAATGGTCGAGCAGATTAGAAAACAGGAAACAGAAAAGAATAACCTTAAAGATACCGAACACCAGCTCAGGGTAAAGGAACTGGAAAAACAGCTCGATGACCAGAAAAAACTGGCCGAGGAAATGAAGCGTAAGGCCGAACAAGGCTCTATGCAATTGCAGGGCGAAGTTCAGGAGCTGATCCTGGAAGAGCTTTTGCGCAATGCCTTCCCTTTTGATCTCGTTACCGAAGTCGGTAAAGGCGTAAGAGGGGCAGATTGTGTACACCATATCAGAAATCAATTCGGACAGGAATGCGGCAAGATCATTTATGAGAGCAAACGAACCAAGGACTTCTCTATGGAATGGATTGAGAAACTGAAAAAAGACATGCGCAGCATGGGAGTTGACGTGGCGGTAATCGTGACACAAAGCTACCCTAAAGGCATGGATTGTTTTGGAGAAAAAGACGGGGTCTGGATTTGTTCCTTTGAGGAAGTAAGGGCAGTTTCTTATATCCTCAGGGATGGTATTGTCAAATTGTTTGGCGCCATAAAATCCCAGGAAAACCGTGGCGACAAAATGCACATGTTATACGATTACCTGACCAGCAATGAATTTTCAGAACAATGGAAAGCCATCAGAGAAGGTTTCATGAGTATGAAACTCTCTATCCAGAAAGAACGTGATGCGATGGAAAAACTCTGGAAAGCCCGTGAGAAACAACTGGAAAAAGTGATGCTGAACGCAGCGCATATCCGGGGTTCTATCGAAGGCATTGCCGGCACAGATACCATTCAGCTCAGCCTTACTGATGATGAAGATGATGATGCCCTGCTATTAGAATAATAATTTCTGTTGATGATCTACGCAAAGAAGAAAGTCCAAAATACGGCAAACCTGGCTGCTCAGACAGCTAAGATCATTGCCAACGTAAAAGAACTGGAAGAAAAGAACCTGATCCGGCTGGAAGAAAAGGAGATATATTTATATCCTGATATCTGGAAAGATGCTGCTACGGCATTGAACTGGATCAAATGCCTGCATCTTTACTATATGCTTAAAAAACGATTTAAAGAAAGTGATCCCCTGTTGTTCAAACACATGGAAACAGGGGAGTTAATTGGTTCTTTTAAAAATAAAAAAGCGAAAGTAATTTAGGCTACCACCTGTTTTTCCTCCAGCTTGTCTGCTCCTCAGGACTTAGGAAAGTCCAGGCTACAAAACGACTGATCTTCTGACCTTGCGCCATCTCTATCGTTCTGATCTCTACCGGACGTTGCCTTTCCAAAGAACCGTAAATAAAAGGGACATTCATGCTCTTTGAAACCAGCGTGGAGAACCAGAAGCATTGTTTACCCAAGGCGGCACTCTCTTCGATCATCTTCCGGATAAAGCCCACTTCACCACCTTCACACCAGAGCTCGGCCTGCTGTCCGCCAAAATTAAGTACCGTTTCTTTCCCTTTCTGCTTACCCAGATTCCTCACTTTACGCTGGCTTCCCGCCTGTGCCTCTGCTGCAGAAGCATGGAAAGGGGGATTGCACAAAGTAAAATCAAAGACCTCTCCCGGTTTTACCACACCTTTAAAAATATGATTTTTGTTGCTTTGCAGTCTTGGGAATACAGAGGCAGATAATGCCGGGTTTATCGCAGCAATGTTCTTCGCTGATTTAATGGCAGAACTATCTACATCGGAACCGCCGAAGGTCCATCCGTACTCCTGATGGCCAATGATCGGATAAATGCAATTTGCGCCCAGGCCAATATCCAGACCTTTTACATTTTTTCCTCTGGGCACAACGCCATCATTGACGGAAGCCAGTAAATCGGCCAGGTAATGAATATAATCTGCCCTTCCGGGAATTGGCGGACATAGATAACCTTCCGGGATATCCCAATGGTCTATCTGATAGAAATGTTTCAGTAATGCTTTATTCAAGAGCTTCACCGCCACAGGATCCGAAAAATCTATCGATTCATCACCATAGGCATTAAGGGCAACAAAAGGACGCAATTCCGGCAGACTTTTAATCAGCTCCGGAAAATCATACCTGGACCGATGCTTGTTTCTTGGATGTAAGACTTGTTTTTCTATAGACATTACCTTCGACTAAATAATTCGCCAAAGGTAATGTTATTTTAATTTCAGGCCTTCACTAAATAATGTTCCGCTACTTCTGCCGCATGTAACATCATGTTATGAACCTCTGTATTTTTGATTAATGGCTTTAACTGCTCACTGCCAGGTCCAAACATTGCAATCTCTACAAAATCGGCAGCATGGTCCATTCCTGCCCAACCCACAGAGGTATGTGTAAACTGCATCTTTGCCATTTCATAGAAAGGCAGTTTTTCGTCATTATACAATTGTCCTTCCTGAATATCAGAGAAATGAGTCAATAGGTTTTTAGCTTCTGCATCGGTGATCAGCATTCCCTGACCACTTTTGATCAGCTCTATCACCTGTGCAGGGCTGGAAGTCCGGTTCAGTTGGTTCAACACCCACTGATTGCTGTGTTTAAATAACTGAAGGCTATCGAAGTTCTTGTCGGCCTTACTACCAGAGAATAAACCAGGGTTTGCATTTGCATGATCGGTCGTAATGATCACCAATGTTTCTCCGTCCTTTTCGGCAAAATCAATCGCAACGGCTACTGCTTCATCAAAAGCCAATTGGTCGAAAATCAGTCCGCCAATGTCATTTCCATGAGCCGCCCAGTCTACCCTTCCACCTTCTACCTGTAATACAAAACCATCTTTATGGTCTTTCATTAAGGAAATCGCCTTGCTGGTCATTTCTGCCAGCGAAGGAATATCTTTCAGCAGCTGAGGCGTATTTTTACGGTCTATTTCATAAGGCAATCCATCAGGAGCAAAAATGCCCAAAACAGGAGCATTGCCTTTGTAACCCATCATTTCTGCCTTATTTTCGACTACTTTAAATCCCTGTGTTAAATATTTAGGGAGTAAATTCCCATTTTTTCTTTTTGGTCCGAAGTAATCGGCACCACCACCCATCATCACATCAAACTTCAGGTTAAGGTACATTTCTGCAATCTCTTCCATCCCATTGCGACTATTGATGTTCACACAAAATCCTGCAGGAGTAGCATGGGTGATCGGAACAGTGGTTACACAGCCTACTTTTTTACCGGATTCTTTAAATTTCTGAAGGATCGGTT comes from the Pedobacter sp. FW305-3-2-15-E-R2A2 genome and includes:
- a CDS encoding PspC domain-containing protein, with protein sequence MKKTLNINIGNSIVHIEEDAYEMLTIYLNEVKHHFSKNADDFEIVTDIENRIAEMFGEILSIQQKQAINIEDVKSVTAQMGSVKDFETSEESEGAEDPLAHIPPYDGVKKLYRDTDQAMVAGVCVGLGHYLNIEARWIRLAALISMLIGGSGVLAYLIMWIVIPRAESKSEKMTMRGEAPNLRGFANSHLNPLMKQSRGFIAEFFEFLGSFIQGAGKTLFKIIAVGIIIFGSLFLLFLIVAVAGLFGIWDSDVYSYFPVSMVNEDYLSSLVIAVFIVFAVPLLALVLFSVRVAFNGRAINKTLSFGLLIIWLGGVVVSIFYIAKITTEFKERAELAQVTPLVAHKTIFLTVDKTRFFSKEDSVNYHIESYHQNGRRILNDHHGPFDEPRNVNLRIEKSENGKSELVRNYSAQGKTFEAALKQAQNIRYEFVQKDSLLNFSSRLQLTKKASWRNQEVDLMLRVPVGTHLKISRDLEWFLNGYNYWNCNEDGTAEFTEWIMTDTGLKCLNERKDSDNE
- a CDS encoding PadR family transcriptional regulator, which produces MIAENTQTQMRKGILEYCVLLIISRGEIYASDIIAELKTAKLLVVEGTLYPLLTRLKNNGLLSYNWVESTSGPPRKYYLLTAEGKAILSQLDHTWQELAYAIETSKTNLTNS
- a CDS encoding carboxypeptidase-like regulatory domain-containing protein, producing the protein MRFINFFIALILLSVTAHLSASAQQDSVVLDNIISKTKKLSDEHPVEKVYVHFDKPYYSVADTIWFKAYLTMEQNIPSQLSKIVYVDVVNAKDSLVQTIKLPTVNAVATGNIPLTPGTYKQGNYYIRAYTVWMLNSSDKFFFSKTIPIGEAIDKQLITHFSYKNTQSDKSQSIEAMVQFKNPDKVAQANKTVNWKVISNYDVVSKGKGTTDQNGILKIKIEPRKNELITNGELITELNLTDKDIVTNSFNLRPVATTHDIQFFPEGGEMISGLAIRVSFKAVTAKGLGIDLKGTITDNQGNTLSNFTSSHLGMGSFYLNVESDKSYKANITFKDGTSKSFDLPKAVPSGIINQITNTDPAAFNLKILANDSYFQQNKGKTFFIVATQGGIIYYAAKTRLATQVNSAKIPKDKFPAGIVQITLFSESGEPINERLAFNYPINESLTFKSDLPSYKPRQKVKLTVSPKNATQPLEGNYSISVTDETKVPVDEDTETTILSSLLLTSDLQGYIEKPNYYFTKPDEKKLADLDLLMLTQGYRRFAYKDILANKFPPVTYLPEQDMRITGTLRDRTGMPVRKGALRLTVPGTNISSEAVTSPSGLFAFPNLSIPDSSEVLINAKYSTNGSNLMIMLDGSPLPEVGKNPYPAEEVSNIDSTLSAYLSNSKRQYNYLRTLKEVKIEGAKVKKPSHADHSALAGLSSITGTVIDGERLKDCNSIALCLQTMAMGLTFFENNFYVTRDYQAGSRVPVQIFINGMAVDYLALLSVVPTEVESVEVFTKDELGTVNRMYNTNGVLVVNTKKIKKSTMSIADLKKMLPQQNMLKFNPKGFSKQREFYMPKYINPANTYNFNDLRTTIYWNPKVITTGTTPLSLEYFNADGKGTYRAVIEGVDKFGNVTRSVYRYTVK
- a CDS encoding putative sensor domain DACNV-containing protein, with protein sequence MIYQSTYQAARVIAPKVEAIFAAHLSAARESGEDDLAPLPTANVVEAIIDATFWASLRKEEGHSPKISLAYLPPQQAGNPLLFKHRLPLSPGILTKIAPGVERAGIHLGVWLEDDELFIWGTTVSIPNFCFVLDVSEPALLVIKHRRIYGFGKFTNIAVLKGDQVKMVDENNTNMADCPPMLLSLLDLTAPSYWNDSVNVMIQLAVSMRSHGRGGTLLVVPSETNNWLQSIIKPIQYYIQPAFTGLSKLLQQDRKEASQIFWQTALKREVEHLAGLTAVDGATVISSDYELLSFGAKIGRAKGKENIDELSFSEPIKGGDAIVVHPTKVGGTRHLSAAQFVHDQRDATALVASQDGHFTIYTWSESQGRVQAHRIDTLLL
- a CDS encoding TonB-dependent receptor; this encodes MKAISIRAATTILFIFFAMSAWAQTGIIEGKVISEGSPLPQVNISLQGTNSIIMTDSAGLYKMAAIAAGTYKVQASAVGFRKMSKTIILKKGEQLKLDFDLSNFQNDLNEVVVTGTLKEVNRLESPVPVEVYTPAFFRKNPTPSIFEALQNVNGVRPQLNCNICNTGDIHINGLEGPYTMILIDGMPIVSSLSTVYGLSGIPNSLVEQIEVVKGPASSLYGSEAVGGLINIITKKPQNAPLFSADVFGTTYQEFNADLGLKTKVGSATALTGVNYFKFGNVVDHNHDNFTDVTLQDRISVFQKWNFQRKDNRLFTIAGRYLYEDRWGGETNWNKSYRGGDQVYGESIYTKRWEFIGNYQLPVKEKIFLAFSYNNHDQDSRYGIKSYIATQKVGFGQLTWDKKLKNHDLLVGAALRYTYYDDNTPATELNNPAKNIWLPGVFVQDEITIAPKHKFLAGFRYDYNSLHGNIFTPRFAYKWNLNDNNILRLNAGTGFRVVNIFTEDHAALTGARDVVIANQLKPEKTYNVNLNYLRKMYAADGTFFGIETSAFYTYFNNRIIGDFDTDPNKIIYNNLDGYAVSKGLTANVDIALNNGLKFVLGATYQDVATYEKGVKKQQILTEKFSGNWAVSYKIRKLDLGIDYTGNIYSPMRLPLLGPLDPRREFSPVWSIQNIQFTYSGFNKFEIYGGVKNLLNWTPNKGNPFIIAGANDPFDKNVVYDDNGKVKPTESNPYGLTFDPNYVFGPNQNIRGFFGIRYTIK